The Rhea pennata isolate bPtePen1 chromosome 7, bPtePen1.pri, whole genome shotgun sequence genome contains a region encoding:
- the ZNF488 gene encoding zinc finger protein 488 yields the protein MAARKDDAHCLTGERRAKSEEAENNRSRKTVLLEKTNNLSEEHTCGGKEEIGGEHALASSFWKLSSGRQSARKDALEQKQSAFTEVKRMKDKLRNERPKETEQEDGAVPLGKEQVSKEVLLNSSGSAFSFVWPTRARGEQKSAFSKPSKCLAERAAVNSSHPMNDSAKSLGELSGLIATTDIMCCSTLLNSKFFVSDLCNSQILQTSITRSNVFPYTSEPWPKQTGGQLQNTTTTSSSSSSSSSSLTLLPPTFTSFGVAAQNWCAKCNLSFRMTSDLVFHMRSHHKKEYSSTESQCKRRREEKLTCPICHEYFRERHHLSRHMTSHN from the coding sequence ATGGCAGCTCGAAAAGATGATGCTCATTGTCtcacaggagagagaagagcaaaatcAGAAGAGGCTGAGAACAATAGGAGCAGGAAAACAGTGTTGTTGGAGAAAACCAATAATCTGAGTGAAGAACATACCTGCGGGGGCAAGGAAGAGATCGGGGGAGAGCATGCGTTGGCTAGTTCTTTCTGGAAGCTTAGTTCAGGGAGGCAATCAGCTAGGAAGGATGCTTTAGAGCAGAAGCAGAGTGCTTTCACTGAGGTCAAGAGGATGAAGGATAAACTGAGGAATGAGAGACCCAAGGAGACGGAACAGGAGGATGGCGCAGTTCCACTTGGTAAAGAGCAGGTGTCAAAGGAAGTGTTGCTGAACTCCTCTGGCAGTGCATTCTCCTTCGTGTGGCCCACCAGAGCCAGAGGAGAACAGAAGAGCGCTTTCAGCAAACCCAGTAAGTGTCTAGCAGAAAGAGCTGCAGTAAATTCTTCTCATCCCATGAACGACTCAGCAAAGAGCCTGGGGGAGCTGTCTGGCCTCATTGCCACCACAGACATCATGTGCTGCAGCACTCTCCTGAATTCCAAGTTCTTTGTCAGTGATTTGTGTAACTCTCAGATTCTGCAGACAAGCATAACTCGGAGCAATGTTTTCCCATATACCTCAGAACCATGGCCCAAACAAACAGGAGGACAGTTACAAAACACAACCaccacttcttcctcctcctcttcctcctcctcttccttgactctccttccccccaccttcACATCATTTGGAGTAGCTGCCCAGAACTGGTGTGCCAAATGCAACCTGTCCTTTCGCATGACATCCGATTTAGTCTTCCACATGCGGTCACAtcacaaaaaagaatattccTCAACTGAATCTCAGTGCAAGAGGAGACGAGAGGAGAAGCTAACATGCCCAATATGTCATGAATACTTCCGAGAACGCCATCATTTATCTCGGCACATGACTTCTCATAATTAG
- the LOC134142884 gene encoding PR domain zinc finger protein 8-like, translating into MELTSLPKFLWTSDNKLLHHHFPDVLATVHTTQDIPKEAIFGPCMLQNTLLDTVAFIALKCSDRRNIHYVFKVDVTSVHSPTGLPWMRLVQAAANSKEQNLEAYLKNTQLYYRSTRKINKNEELLVWYDEELSSLLGFNEIKAQSPQNELRCQECNRVFKCEHSYLSHVRFLSWQGT; encoded by the exons ATGGAACTTACGTCCTTGCCTAAATTCCTTTGGACAAGTGACAACAAACTTCTGCATCACCATTTTCCGGACGTATTGGCTACTGTTCATACCACACAAGACATTCCCAAAGAAGCCATTTTTGGACCATGCATGCTCCAGAACACCCTACTGGACACTGTAGCTTTTATTGCTCTCAAATGTTCTGACAGAAGGAACATCCATTATGTATTTAAG GTAGATGTTACATCTGTGCACAGTCCCACAGGACTGCCTTGGATGAGACTTGTTCAAGCAGCTGCCAATAGCAAGGAGCAGAACTTGGAAGCCTACCTAAAAAATACCCAGTTATATTATCGCTCCACCAGGAAAATCAACAAAAATGAGGAGCTCCTCGTCTGGTATGATGAGGAGCTTTCCAGCCTCCTGGGTTTCAATGAGATAAAAGCACAGAGTCCCCAAAATG AGTTGAGATGCCAAGAATGCAACCGAGTCTTTAAATGTGAGCATTCCTATCTCTCCCATGTCCGCTTCCTGT CCTGGCAAGGGACCTAG